One region of Pangasianodon hypophthalmus isolate fPanHyp1 chromosome 15, fPanHyp1.pri, whole genome shotgun sequence genomic DNA includes:
- the grin1a gene encoding glutamate receptor ionotropic, NMDA 1a isoform X12 — MRFFVLFILLSCSCALGSCETKIVNIGAVLSQKRYEQVFKDAVNQASMVYGRDRFKLNAISVTHKANAIQMALSVCEDLISSQVYAILVSHPPQSSDHLTPTPVSYTAGFYRIPVVGLTTRMSIYSDKSIHLSFLRTVPPYSHQAHVWFDMMREFRWNHIILIVSDDHEGRAAQKRLETLLEERETKAEKVLQFNQETNLTALLLEAKELEARVIILSASEDDAAAVYKTARFLNMTGSGYVWLVGEREMSGKALSEAPDGLIGLQLINGKNESAHISDAVAVVAQSIQELFEKENITEPPRGCVGNTNIWKTGPLFKRVLMSSKYPEGLTGRVEFNDDGDRKYAHYSILNYQKSRLIQVGIYNGTQVVLNKQRKIIWPGGDTDRPKGFQMSTWLKIVTIHQEPFVYVKPTLQDGTCKEEYTPNGVLIKKVICTGPNETIPGRPTVPQCCYGFCIDLLIKLAMTMNFTYEVHLVADGKFGTQERVNNSNKKEWNGMMGELLGGLADMIVAPLTINNERAQYIEFSKPFKYQGLTILVKKEIPRSTLDSFMQPFQSTLWLLVGLSVHVVAVMLYLLDRFSPFGRFKVNSEEEEEDALTLSSAMWFSWGVLLNSGIGEGAPRSFSARILGMVWAGFAMIIVASYTANLAAFLVLDRPEERITGINDPRLRNPSDKFIYATVKQSSVDIYFRRQVELSTMYRHMEKHNYESAAEAIQAVRDNKLHAFIWDSAVLEFEASQKCDLVTTGELFFRSGFGIGMRKDSPWKQNVSLAILSSHENGFMEDLDKTWVRYQECDSRSNAPATLTFENMAGVFMLVAGGIAAGIFLIFIEIAYKRHKDARRKQMQLAFAAVNVWRKNLQDRKSGRAEPDPKKKPSFRSISTTLASSIKRRRSSKDTQYPPTDITGQLNLSDPSVSTVV; from the exons ATGCGCTTCTTTGTGCTCTTTATTCTGCTCTCCTGCTCCTGCGCTCTGGGAAGCTGCGAGACGAAAATCGTGAACATCGGCGCGGTGCTGAGCCAAAAGCGCTACGAGCAGGTGTTTAAGGATGCGGTGAACCAGGCCAGCATGGTGTACGGCAGAGACAGGTTTAAACTCAACGCCATCTCCGTCACGCACAAAGCCAACGCTATTCAGATGGCGCTGTCCGTGTGTGAGGACCTCATCTCCAGCCAG GTCTATGCGATTTTGGTGAGCCACCCTCCACAGTCCAGTGACCACCTCACCCCTACACCAGTCTCCTATACCGCAGGCTTCTACCGTATCCCTGTAGTCGGCCTCACAACCAGGATGTCCATCTACTCCGATAAG AGTATCCATCTTTCCTTCCTGCGCACTGTGCCGCCTTACTCACACCAGGCGCACGTGTGGTTCGACATGATGCGTGAGTTCCGCTGGAACCACATCATCCTGATCGTCAGCGACGACCATGAAGGTCGAGCCGCACAGAAGAGACTCGAGACCCTTCTGGAGGAGAGGGAGACCAAG GCAGAGAAAGTCCTCCAGTTCAACCAAGAGACTAACTTAACTGCCCTGCTGCTGGAGGCCAAGGAGCTGGAGGCTCGCGTGATCATTCTGTCCGCCAG TGAAGACGACGCTGCTGCCGTGTACAAGACTGCTCGGTTTCTCAACATGACTGGCTCTGGCTACGTGTGGCTAGTCGGAGAGCGGGAGATGTCTGGTAAAGCTCTGAGTGAAGCTCCTGATG GATTAATTGGCCTTCAGCTCATTAACGGCAAGAACGAGTCAGCACACATCAGTGACGCAGTGGCGGTTGTGGCTCAGTCCATTCAGGAGCTTTTCGAGAAGGAGAACATCACTGAGCCGCCCCGGGGTTGTGTGGGCAACACCAACATCTGGAAGACTGGGCCACTCTTTAAAAG GGTTCTAATGTCATCCAAATACCCAGAAGGCCTGACAGGACGAGTGGAGTTTAATGATGATGGGGACAGGAAGTACGCTCATTACAGCATCCTTAACTACCAGAAGAGCAGGCTGATTCAAGTCGGCATTTATAATGGAACTCAG GTGGTGCTAAATAAGCAGAGGAAGATCATCTGGCCTGGAGGAGATACAGACAGACCGAAAGGTTTCCAGATGTCCACATGGCTAAAA ATAGTCACGATACATCAGGAGCCTTTCGTGTATGTGAAGCCGACCTTGCAGGATGGGACCTGCAAGGAAGAGTACACACCAAATggagttttaattaaaaaggtGATCTGCACTGGACCAAATGAGACCATCCCAG GACGCCCAACAGTACCTCAATGCTGTTATGGATTCTGCATTGACCTACTGATCAAACTGGCCATGACTATGAACTTTACTTATGAGGTCCATCTGGTGGCTGATGGGAAATTTGGAACACAGGAGAGA GTgaacaacagcaacaagaaAGAGTGGAACGGCATGATGGGAGAGCTCCTGGGTGGTCTCGCGGATATGATCGTGGCTCCGCTAACGATAAACAATGAACGAGCTCAGTACATTGAATTCTCCAAACCGTTCAAATATCAGGGGCTCACCATCCTTGTGAAAAAG GAAATCCCGCGTAGTACGCTGGACTCGTTCATGCAGCCGTTCCAGAGCACGCTGTGGCTGCTGGTGGGTCTGTCGGTGCATGTGGTGGCGGTGATGCTTTACCTACTAGACCGGTTCAG CCCATTTGGAAGGTTTAAAGTAaacagtgaagaagaagaagaagatgccCTCACCTTATCCTCGGCTATGTGGTTCTCCTGGGGAGTGTTGCTGAACTCTGGAATTGGAGAAG GTGCCCCGCGTAGCTTCTCAGCGAGAATCCTAGGCATGGTGTGGGCCGGCTTTGCTATGATCATTGTAGCATCCTACACTGCCAACCTGGCTGCCTTCTTGGTGCTGGACCGGCCTGAGGAGCGCATCACCGGCATCAATGACCCGAGG TTGAGAAACCCATCAGACAAGTTTATCTACGCCACAGTGAAGCAGAGTTCGGTGGATATCTACTTCCGGCGTCAAGTCGAGCTGAGCACCATGTATCGTCACATGGAGAAGCACAACTACGAGAGCGCCGCTGAGGCCATCCAGGCTGTCAGGGACAA CAAGCTGCATGCTTTCATCTGGGACTCTGCGGTGCTGGAGTTTGAAGCCTCGCAGAAGTGCGACCTGGTGACCACGGGAGAGCTGTTTTTCCGTTCGGGCTTTGGCATAGGCATGCGCAAGGACAGCCCCTGGAAACAGAATGTGTCCCTGGCTATTCTCAG TTCCCATGAGAATGGCTTCATGGAGGACCTGGATAAAACCTGGGTGAGATACCAGGAGTGTGACTCAAGGAGCAATGCCCCAGCCACACTCACCTTTGAAAACATGGCAG GGGTCTTTATGCTGGTAGCTGGTGGCATTGCGGCAGGGATCTTCCTCATCTTTATTGAGATTGCATACAAGCGACACAAAGACGCCCGCAGGAAGCAGATGCAGCTAGCCTTTGCGGCCGTCAACGTCTGGAGAAAGAACCTTCAG gatAGGAAAAGTGGTAGAGCAGAGCCCGACCCCAAAAAGAAACCCTCTTTTAGGTCCATCAGTACCACCCTGGCCTCCAGCATCAAGAGACGTAGGTCCTCCAAAGACACG
- the grin1a gene encoding glutamate receptor ionotropic, NMDA 1a isoform X13 has translation MRFFVLFILLSCSCALGSCETKIVNIGAVLSQKRYEQVFKDAVNQASMVYGRDRFKLNAISVTHKANAIQMALSVCEDLISSQVYAILVSHPPQSSDHLTPTPVSYTAGFYRIPVVGLTTRMSIYSDKSIHLSFLRTVPPYSHQAHVWFDMMREFRWNHIILIVSDDHEGRAAQKRLETLLEERETKNKKRNYENLDQLSYDNKRGPKAEKVLQFNQETNLTALLLEAKELEARVIILSASEDDAAAVYKTARFLNMTGSGYVWLVGEREMSGKALSEAPDGLIGLQLINGKNESAHISDAVAVVAQSIQELFEKENITEPPRGCVGNTNIWKTGPLFKRVLMSSKYPEGLTGRVEFNDDGDRKYAHYSILNYQKSRLIQVGIYNGTQVVLNKQRKIIWPGGDTDRPKGFQMSTWLKIVTIHQEPFVYVKPTLQDGTCKEEYTPNGVLIKKVICTGPNETIPGRPTVPQCCYGFCIDLLIKLAMTMNFTYEVHLVADGKFGTQERVNNSNKKEWNGMMGELLGGLADMIVAPLTINNERAQYIEFSKPFKYQGLTILVKKEIPRSTLDSFMQPFQSTLWLLVGLSVHVVAVMLYLLDRFSPFGRFKVNSEEEEEDALTLSSAMWFSWGVLLNSGIGEGAPRSFSARILGMVWAGFAMIIVASYTANLAAFLVLDRPEERITGINDPRLRNPSDKFIYATVKQSSVDIYFRRQVELSTMYRHMEKHNYESAAEAIQAVRDNKLHAFIWDSAVLEFEASQKCDLVTTGELFFRSGFGIGMRKDSPWKQNVSLAILSSHENGFMEDLDKTWVRYQECDSRSNAPATLTFENMAGVFMLVAGGIAAGIFLIFIEIAYKRHKDARRKQMQLAFAAVNVWRKNLQQYPPTDITGQLNLSDPSVSTVV, from the exons ATGCGCTTCTTTGTGCTCTTTATTCTGCTCTCCTGCTCCTGCGCTCTGGGAAGCTGCGAGACGAAAATCGTGAACATCGGCGCGGTGCTGAGCCAAAAGCGCTACGAGCAGGTGTTTAAGGATGCGGTGAACCAGGCCAGCATGGTGTACGGCAGAGACAGGTTTAAACTCAACGCCATCTCCGTCACGCACAAAGCCAACGCTATTCAGATGGCGCTGTCCGTGTGTGAGGACCTCATCTCCAGCCAG GTCTATGCGATTTTGGTGAGCCACCCTCCACAGTCCAGTGACCACCTCACCCCTACACCAGTCTCCTATACCGCAGGCTTCTACCGTATCCCTGTAGTCGGCCTCACAACCAGGATGTCCATCTACTCCGATAAG AGTATCCATCTTTCCTTCCTGCGCACTGTGCCGCCTTACTCACACCAGGCGCACGTGTGGTTCGACATGATGCGTGAGTTCCGCTGGAACCACATCATCCTGATCGTCAGCGACGACCATGAAGGTCGAGCCGCACAGAAGAGACTCGAGACCCTTCTGGAGGAGAGGGAGACCAAG aataaaaaaaggaactaTGAAAACCTCGACCAACTGTCCTATGACAACAAGCGAGGACCTAAG GCAGAGAAAGTCCTCCAGTTCAACCAAGAGACTAACTTAACTGCCCTGCTGCTGGAGGCCAAGGAGCTGGAGGCTCGCGTGATCATTCTGTCCGCCAG TGAAGACGACGCTGCTGCCGTGTACAAGACTGCTCGGTTTCTCAACATGACTGGCTCTGGCTACGTGTGGCTAGTCGGAGAGCGGGAGATGTCTGGTAAAGCTCTGAGTGAAGCTCCTGATG GATTAATTGGCCTTCAGCTCATTAACGGCAAGAACGAGTCAGCACACATCAGTGACGCAGTGGCGGTTGTGGCTCAGTCCATTCAGGAGCTTTTCGAGAAGGAGAACATCACTGAGCCGCCCCGGGGTTGTGTGGGCAACACCAACATCTGGAAGACTGGGCCACTCTTTAAAAG GGTTCTAATGTCATCCAAATACCCAGAAGGCCTGACAGGACGAGTGGAGTTTAATGATGATGGGGACAGGAAGTACGCTCATTACAGCATCCTTAACTACCAGAAGAGCAGGCTGATTCAAGTCGGCATTTATAATGGAACTCAG GTGGTGCTAAATAAGCAGAGGAAGATCATCTGGCCTGGAGGAGATACAGACAGACCGAAAGGTTTCCAGATGTCCACATGGCTAAAA ATAGTCACGATACATCAGGAGCCTTTCGTGTATGTGAAGCCGACCTTGCAGGATGGGACCTGCAAGGAAGAGTACACACCAAATggagttttaattaaaaaggtGATCTGCACTGGACCAAATGAGACCATCCCAG GACGCCCAACAGTACCTCAATGCTGTTATGGATTCTGCATTGACCTACTGATCAAACTGGCCATGACTATGAACTTTACTTATGAGGTCCATCTGGTGGCTGATGGGAAATTTGGAACACAGGAGAGA GTgaacaacagcaacaagaaAGAGTGGAACGGCATGATGGGAGAGCTCCTGGGTGGTCTCGCGGATATGATCGTGGCTCCGCTAACGATAAACAATGAACGAGCTCAGTACATTGAATTCTCCAAACCGTTCAAATATCAGGGGCTCACCATCCTTGTGAAAAAG GAAATCCCGCGTAGTACGCTGGACTCGTTCATGCAGCCGTTCCAGAGCACGCTGTGGCTGCTGGTGGGTCTGTCGGTGCATGTGGTGGCGGTGATGCTTTACCTACTAGACCGGTTCAG CCCATTTGGAAGGTTTAAAGTAaacagtgaagaagaagaagaagatgccCTCACCTTATCCTCGGCTATGTGGTTCTCCTGGGGAGTGTTGCTGAACTCTGGAATTGGAGAAG GTGCCCCGCGTAGCTTCTCAGCGAGAATCCTAGGCATGGTGTGGGCCGGCTTTGCTATGATCATTGTAGCATCCTACACTGCCAACCTGGCTGCCTTCTTGGTGCTGGACCGGCCTGAGGAGCGCATCACCGGCATCAATGACCCGAGG TTGAGAAACCCATCAGACAAGTTTATCTACGCCACAGTGAAGCAGAGTTCGGTGGATATCTACTTCCGGCGTCAAGTCGAGCTGAGCACCATGTATCGTCACATGGAGAAGCACAACTACGAGAGCGCCGCTGAGGCCATCCAGGCTGTCAGGGACAA CAAGCTGCATGCTTTCATCTGGGACTCTGCGGTGCTGGAGTTTGAAGCCTCGCAGAAGTGCGACCTGGTGACCACGGGAGAGCTGTTTTTCCGTTCGGGCTTTGGCATAGGCATGCGCAAGGACAGCCCCTGGAAACAGAATGTGTCCCTGGCTATTCTCAG TTCCCATGAGAATGGCTTCATGGAGGACCTGGATAAAACCTGGGTGAGATACCAGGAGTGTGACTCAAGGAGCAATGCCCCAGCCACACTCACCTTTGAAAACATGGCAG GGGTCTTTATGCTGGTAGCTGGTGGCATTGCGGCAGGGATCTTCCTCATCTTTATTGAGATTGCATACAAGCGACACAAAGACGCCCGCAGGAAGCAGATGCAGCTAGCCTTTGCGGCCGTCAACGTCTGGAGAAAGAACCTTCAG
- the grin1a gene encoding glutamate receptor ionotropic, NMDA 1a isoform X14: MRFFVLFILLSCSCALGSCETKIVNIGAVLSQKRYEQVFKDAVNQASMVYGRDRFKLNAISVTHKANAIQMALSVCEDLISSQVYAILVSHPPQSSDHLTPTPVSYTAGFYRIPVVGLTTRMSIYSDKSIHLSFLRTVPPYSHQAHVWFDMMREFRWNHIILIVSDDHEGRAAQKRLETLLEERETKAEKVLQFNQETNLTALLLEAKELEARVIILSASEDDAAAVYKTARFLNMTGSGYVWLVGEREMSGKALSEAPDGLIGLQLINGKNESAHISDAVAVVAQSIQELFEKENITEPPRGCVGNTNIWKTGPLFKRVLMSSKYPEGLTGRVEFNDDGDRKYAHYSILNYQKSRLIQVGIYNGTQVVLNKQRKIIWPGGDTDRPKGFQMSTWLKIVTIHQEPFVYVKPTLQDGTCKEEYTPNGVLIKKVICTGPNETIPGRPTVPQCCYGFCIDLLIKLAMTMNFTYEVHLVADGKFGTQERVNNSNKKEWNGMMGELLGGLADMIVAPLTINNERAQYIEFSKPFKYQGLTILVKKEIPRSTLDSFMQPFQSTLWLLVGLSVHVVAVMLYLLDRFSPFGRFKVNSEEEEEDALTLSSAMWFSWGVLLNSGIGEGAPRSFSARILGMVWAGFAMIIVASYTANLAAFLVLDRPEERITGINDPRLRNPSDKFIYATVKQSSVDIYFRRQVELSTMYRHMEKHNYESAAEAIQAVRDNKLHAFIWDSAVLEFEASQKCDLVTTGELFFRSGFGIGMRKDSPWKQNVSLAILSSHENGFMEDLDKTWVRYQECDSRSNAPATLTFENMAGVFMLVAGGIAAGIFLIFIEIAYKRHKDARRKQMQLAFAAVNVWRKNLQQYPPTDITGQLNLSDPSVSTVV, translated from the exons ATGCGCTTCTTTGTGCTCTTTATTCTGCTCTCCTGCTCCTGCGCTCTGGGAAGCTGCGAGACGAAAATCGTGAACATCGGCGCGGTGCTGAGCCAAAAGCGCTACGAGCAGGTGTTTAAGGATGCGGTGAACCAGGCCAGCATGGTGTACGGCAGAGACAGGTTTAAACTCAACGCCATCTCCGTCACGCACAAAGCCAACGCTATTCAGATGGCGCTGTCCGTGTGTGAGGACCTCATCTCCAGCCAG GTCTATGCGATTTTGGTGAGCCACCCTCCACAGTCCAGTGACCACCTCACCCCTACACCAGTCTCCTATACCGCAGGCTTCTACCGTATCCCTGTAGTCGGCCTCACAACCAGGATGTCCATCTACTCCGATAAG AGTATCCATCTTTCCTTCCTGCGCACTGTGCCGCCTTACTCACACCAGGCGCACGTGTGGTTCGACATGATGCGTGAGTTCCGCTGGAACCACATCATCCTGATCGTCAGCGACGACCATGAAGGTCGAGCCGCACAGAAGAGACTCGAGACCCTTCTGGAGGAGAGGGAGACCAAG GCAGAGAAAGTCCTCCAGTTCAACCAAGAGACTAACTTAACTGCCCTGCTGCTGGAGGCCAAGGAGCTGGAGGCTCGCGTGATCATTCTGTCCGCCAG TGAAGACGACGCTGCTGCCGTGTACAAGACTGCTCGGTTTCTCAACATGACTGGCTCTGGCTACGTGTGGCTAGTCGGAGAGCGGGAGATGTCTGGTAAAGCTCTGAGTGAAGCTCCTGATG GATTAATTGGCCTTCAGCTCATTAACGGCAAGAACGAGTCAGCACACATCAGTGACGCAGTGGCGGTTGTGGCTCAGTCCATTCAGGAGCTTTTCGAGAAGGAGAACATCACTGAGCCGCCCCGGGGTTGTGTGGGCAACACCAACATCTGGAAGACTGGGCCACTCTTTAAAAG GGTTCTAATGTCATCCAAATACCCAGAAGGCCTGACAGGACGAGTGGAGTTTAATGATGATGGGGACAGGAAGTACGCTCATTACAGCATCCTTAACTACCAGAAGAGCAGGCTGATTCAAGTCGGCATTTATAATGGAACTCAG GTGGTGCTAAATAAGCAGAGGAAGATCATCTGGCCTGGAGGAGATACAGACAGACCGAAAGGTTTCCAGATGTCCACATGGCTAAAA ATAGTCACGATACATCAGGAGCCTTTCGTGTATGTGAAGCCGACCTTGCAGGATGGGACCTGCAAGGAAGAGTACACACCAAATggagttttaattaaaaaggtGATCTGCACTGGACCAAATGAGACCATCCCAG GACGCCCAACAGTACCTCAATGCTGTTATGGATTCTGCATTGACCTACTGATCAAACTGGCCATGACTATGAACTTTACTTATGAGGTCCATCTGGTGGCTGATGGGAAATTTGGAACACAGGAGAGA GTgaacaacagcaacaagaaAGAGTGGAACGGCATGATGGGAGAGCTCCTGGGTGGTCTCGCGGATATGATCGTGGCTCCGCTAACGATAAACAATGAACGAGCTCAGTACATTGAATTCTCCAAACCGTTCAAATATCAGGGGCTCACCATCCTTGTGAAAAAG GAAATCCCGCGTAGTACGCTGGACTCGTTCATGCAGCCGTTCCAGAGCACGCTGTGGCTGCTGGTGGGTCTGTCGGTGCATGTGGTGGCGGTGATGCTTTACCTACTAGACCGGTTCAG CCCATTTGGAAGGTTTAAAGTAaacagtgaagaagaagaagaagatgccCTCACCTTATCCTCGGCTATGTGGTTCTCCTGGGGAGTGTTGCTGAACTCTGGAATTGGAGAAG GTGCCCCGCGTAGCTTCTCAGCGAGAATCCTAGGCATGGTGTGGGCCGGCTTTGCTATGATCATTGTAGCATCCTACACTGCCAACCTGGCTGCCTTCTTGGTGCTGGACCGGCCTGAGGAGCGCATCACCGGCATCAATGACCCGAGG TTGAGAAACCCATCAGACAAGTTTATCTACGCCACAGTGAAGCAGAGTTCGGTGGATATCTACTTCCGGCGTCAAGTCGAGCTGAGCACCATGTATCGTCACATGGAGAAGCACAACTACGAGAGCGCCGCTGAGGCCATCCAGGCTGTCAGGGACAA CAAGCTGCATGCTTTCATCTGGGACTCTGCGGTGCTGGAGTTTGAAGCCTCGCAGAAGTGCGACCTGGTGACCACGGGAGAGCTGTTTTTCCGTTCGGGCTTTGGCATAGGCATGCGCAAGGACAGCCCCTGGAAACAGAATGTGTCCCTGGCTATTCTCAG TTCCCATGAGAATGGCTTCATGGAGGACCTGGATAAAACCTGGGTGAGATACCAGGAGTGTGACTCAAGGAGCAATGCCCCAGCCACACTCACCTTTGAAAACATGGCAG GGGTCTTTATGCTGGTAGCTGGTGGCATTGCGGCAGGGATCTTCCTCATCTTTATTGAGATTGCATACAAGCGACACAAAGACGCCCGCAGGAAGCAGATGCAGCTAGCCTTTGCGGCCGTCAACGTCTGGAGAAAGAACCTTCAG
- the grin1a gene encoding glutamate receptor ionotropic, NMDA 1a isoform X1: protein MRFFVLFILLSCSCALGSCETKIVNIGAVLSQKRYEQVFKDAVNQASMVYGRDRFKLNAISVTHKANAIQMALSVCEDLISSQVYAILVSHPPQSSDHLTPTPVSYTAGFYRIPVVGLTTRMSIYSDKSIHLSFLRTVPPYSHQAHVWFDMMREFRWNHIILIVSDDHEGRAAQKRLETLLEERETKNKKRNYENLDQLSYDNKRGPKAEKVLQFNQETNLTALLLEAKELEARVIILSASEDDAAAVYKTARFLNMTGSGYVWLVGEREMSGKALSEAPDGLIGLQLINGKNESAHISDAVAVVAQSIQELFEKENITEPPRGCVGNTNIWKTGPLFKRVLMSSKYPEGLTGRVEFNDDGDRKYAHYSILNYQKSRLIQVGIYNGTQVVLNKQRKIIWPGGDTDRPKGFQMSTWLKIVTIHQEPFVYVKPTLQDGTCKEEYTPNGVLIKKVICTGPNETIPGRPTVPQCCYGFCIDLLIKLAMTMNFTYEVHLVADGKFGTQERVNNSNKKEWNGMMGELLGGLADMIVAPLTINNERAQYIEFSKPFKYQGLTILVKKEIPRSTLDSFMQPFQSTLWLLVGLSVHVVAVMLYLLDRFSPFGRFKVNSEEEEEDALTLSSAMWFSWGVLLNSGIGEGAPRSFSARILGMVWAGFAMIIVASYTANLAAFLVLDRPEERITGINDPRLRNPSDKFIYATVKQSSVDIYFRRQVELSTMYRHMEKHNYESAAEAIQAVRDNKLHAFIWDSAVLEFEASQKCDLVTTGELFFRSGFGIGMRKDSPWKQNVSLAILSSHENGFMEDLDKTWVRYQECDSRSNAPATLTFENMAGVFMLVAGGIAAGIFLIFIEIAYKRHKDARRKQMQLAFAAVNVWRKNLQDNKESSVSQVVGAAGTPSLPSSSVETQDDRKSGRAEPDPKKKPSFRSISTTLASSIKRRRSSKDTQYPPTDITGQLNLSDPSVSTVV from the exons ATGCGCTTCTTTGTGCTCTTTATTCTGCTCTCCTGCTCCTGCGCTCTGGGAAGCTGCGAGACGAAAATCGTGAACATCGGCGCGGTGCTGAGCCAAAAGCGCTACGAGCAGGTGTTTAAGGATGCGGTGAACCAGGCCAGCATGGTGTACGGCAGAGACAGGTTTAAACTCAACGCCATCTCCGTCACGCACAAAGCCAACGCTATTCAGATGGCGCTGTCCGTGTGTGAGGACCTCATCTCCAGCCAG GTCTATGCGATTTTGGTGAGCCACCCTCCACAGTCCAGTGACCACCTCACCCCTACACCAGTCTCCTATACCGCAGGCTTCTACCGTATCCCTGTAGTCGGCCTCACAACCAGGATGTCCATCTACTCCGATAAG AGTATCCATCTTTCCTTCCTGCGCACTGTGCCGCCTTACTCACACCAGGCGCACGTGTGGTTCGACATGATGCGTGAGTTCCGCTGGAACCACATCATCCTGATCGTCAGCGACGACCATGAAGGTCGAGCCGCACAGAAGAGACTCGAGACCCTTCTGGAGGAGAGGGAGACCAAG aataaaaaaaggaactaTGAAAACCTCGACCAACTGTCCTATGACAACAAGCGAGGACCTAAG GCAGAGAAAGTCCTCCAGTTCAACCAAGAGACTAACTTAACTGCCCTGCTGCTGGAGGCCAAGGAGCTGGAGGCTCGCGTGATCATTCTGTCCGCCAG TGAAGACGACGCTGCTGCCGTGTACAAGACTGCTCGGTTTCTCAACATGACTGGCTCTGGCTACGTGTGGCTAGTCGGAGAGCGGGAGATGTCTGGTAAAGCTCTGAGTGAAGCTCCTGATG GATTAATTGGCCTTCAGCTCATTAACGGCAAGAACGAGTCAGCACACATCAGTGACGCAGTGGCGGTTGTGGCTCAGTCCATTCAGGAGCTTTTCGAGAAGGAGAACATCACTGAGCCGCCCCGGGGTTGTGTGGGCAACACCAACATCTGGAAGACTGGGCCACTCTTTAAAAG GGTTCTAATGTCATCCAAATACCCAGAAGGCCTGACAGGACGAGTGGAGTTTAATGATGATGGGGACAGGAAGTACGCTCATTACAGCATCCTTAACTACCAGAAGAGCAGGCTGATTCAAGTCGGCATTTATAATGGAACTCAG GTGGTGCTAAATAAGCAGAGGAAGATCATCTGGCCTGGAGGAGATACAGACAGACCGAAAGGTTTCCAGATGTCCACATGGCTAAAA ATAGTCACGATACATCAGGAGCCTTTCGTGTATGTGAAGCCGACCTTGCAGGATGGGACCTGCAAGGAAGAGTACACACCAAATggagttttaattaaaaaggtGATCTGCACTGGACCAAATGAGACCATCCCAG GACGCCCAACAGTACCTCAATGCTGTTATGGATTCTGCATTGACCTACTGATCAAACTGGCCATGACTATGAACTTTACTTATGAGGTCCATCTGGTGGCTGATGGGAAATTTGGAACACAGGAGAGA GTgaacaacagcaacaagaaAGAGTGGAACGGCATGATGGGAGAGCTCCTGGGTGGTCTCGCGGATATGATCGTGGCTCCGCTAACGATAAACAATGAACGAGCTCAGTACATTGAATTCTCCAAACCGTTCAAATATCAGGGGCTCACCATCCTTGTGAAAAAG GAAATCCCGCGTAGTACGCTGGACTCGTTCATGCAGCCGTTCCAGAGCACGCTGTGGCTGCTGGTGGGTCTGTCGGTGCATGTGGTGGCGGTGATGCTTTACCTACTAGACCGGTTCAG CCCATTTGGAAGGTTTAAAGTAaacagtgaagaagaagaagaagatgccCTCACCTTATCCTCGGCTATGTGGTTCTCCTGGGGAGTGTTGCTGAACTCTGGAATTGGAGAAG GTGCCCCGCGTAGCTTCTCAGCGAGAATCCTAGGCATGGTGTGGGCCGGCTTTGCTATGATCATTGTAGCATCCTACACTGCCAACCTGGCTGCCTTCTTGGTGCTGGACCGGCCTGAGGAGCGCATCACCGGCATCAATGACCCGAGG TTGAGAAACCCATCAGACAAGTTTATCTACGCCACAGTGAAGCAGAGTTCGGTGGATATCTACTTCCGGCGTCAAGTCGAGCTGAGCACCATGTATCGTCACATGGAGAAGCACAACTACGAGAGCGCCGCTGAGGCCATCCAGGCTGTCAGGGACAA CAAGCTGCATGCTTTCATCTGGGACTCTGCGGTGCTGGAGTTTGAAGCCTCGCAGAAGTGCGACCTGGTGACCACGGGAGAGCTGTTTTTCCGTTCGGGCTTTGGCATAGGCATGCGCAAGGACAGCCCCTGGAAACAGAATGTGTCCCTGGCTATTCTCAG TTCCCATGAGAATGGCTTCATGGAGGACCTGGATAAAACCTGGGTGAGATACCAGGAGTGTGACTCAAGGAGCAATGCCCCAGCCACACTCACCTTTGAAAACATGGCAG GGGTCTTTATGCTGGTAGCTGGTGGCATTGCGGCAGGGATCTTCCTCATCTTTATTGAGATTGCATACAAGCGACACAAAGACGCCCGCAGGAAGCAGATGCAGCTAGCCTTTGCGGCCGTCAACGTCTGGAGAAAGAACCTTCAG GACAATAAGGAGAGTTCTGTGAGTCAAGTTGTGGGCGCAGCTGGGACTCCGTCTTTA CCCTCTTCCTCTGTAGAGACTCAGGAT gatAGGAAAAGTGGTAGAGCAGAGCCCGACCCCAAAAAGAAACCCTCTTTTAGGTCCATCAGTACCACCCTGGCCTCCAGCATCAAGAGACGTAGGTCCTCCAAAGACACG